The following are encoded in a window of Carassius auratus strain Wakin unplaced genomic scaffold, ASM336829v1 scaf_tig00038950, whole genome shotgun sequence genomic DNA:
- the jak2a gene encoding tyrosine-protein kinase JAK2a, whose product MALTAFVSMEPCANASGVSGDGASEKRASGAALQVHLYSCRDEESALIYPPGEYVTEELCISAAKECSVSPPYCSLFGLMRERDRVWLPPNHILKIEASANETLLFRIRFYFPGWYGSGSSAARRFGVSKSSETPVLDDITAAYLFAQWRSDFLSGAVSVPISLEFQEECLGLAVLDMMRLAKEKAKSPVDIYNHNSYKSFLPKNMRAHIQNQHFVTRKRIRFRFRKFIQQFGACKATVRDLKLKYVVSLETLQSAFYTELFHVNEPSAGSVSIIVSGSHGMRWSKVKEARDREDPQVYCDFSDVIDISVKQGTKDGSVENRIVSINRRDGQTLELEFHSLSEALSFVSLIDGYYRLTTDAHHYLCKEVAPPRVLEAIQISCHGPVSTEFAISRLRRCENHRGVYILRCSPKDYDRYFLSFVVEAEGQLEFKHCLVVRSHSGEFVLSGGRCSFSSLGELLQHYQKEALRSDRHVFQFSRCCPPRSKDKSNLLVCRSSQSSDACLSPSELKHINQMIFHKIHKEDLETRESLGQGTFTQVFRGVRRELGDYGEVHKMDVVLKVLDKSHRNYTESFFESASMMSQLSHKHLLLNYGVCVCAEEHIMVQEYVRFGSLDTYLKRNRSTINITWKLEVAKQLAWALHHLEEKNLIHGNVCARNVLVTREEDRKTGTPPFIKLSDPGISITVQPRELLVDRIPWVPPECVKDSKSLSLAADKWSFGTTLWEIYCSGEHPLAAYDGSKKLLFYEDKHQLPAPKWTELASVINSCMEYEPLLRPSFRAIIRDLNSLFTPDYELLVESDTVPSRHRALGLVGAFESQEPTQFEARHLIFLQLLGKGNFGSVEKCRYDPLQDNTGEVVAVKKLQHSTAEHLRDFEREIEILRSLQHENIVRYKGVCYSAGRRNLRLVMEFLPFGSLRDYLSKNKERFDHMKLLLYASQICKGMDYLASRRYVHRDLATRNILVESEFRVKIGDFGLTKVLPQDKEYYTVREPGESPIFWYAPESLTESKFSVASDVWSFGVVLYELFTYSDKSCSPPAVFMEQMGEDKQGQMIVYHLIDLLKRGYRLPAPEGCPLEVHALMKECWAAEPGHRPSFKDLAQRVDVIQDSKSV is encoded by the exons ATGGCTTTAACAGCGTTTGTTAGCATGGAGCCGTGTGCGAACGCATCTGGTGTGAGCGGTGACGGGGCTTCAGAGAAGCGGGCGAGTGGCGCCGCCCTGCAGGTTCATCTGTACAGCTGCAGAGACGAGGAGAGCGCGCTCATCTATCCGCCCGGAGAATACGTGACCGAAGAGCTGTGCATCAGCGCCGCCAAGGAGTGCA GTGTCAGTCCTCCGTACTGCAGTCTGTTTGGACTCATGAGAGAGCGAGACCGAGTGTGGCTTCCACCCAATCACATCCTCAAGATCGAGGCCTCGGCCAATGAGACGCTGCTGTTCAGGATCAG GTTTTATTTCCCGGGCTGGTACGGCAGCGGCTCGAGTGCGGCTCGCAGGTTCGGCGTCTCTAAGAGCTCGGAGACACCTGTGCTCGATGACATCACCGCGGCGTACCTGTTTGCTCAG TGGAGGTCAGATTTCCTGAGCGGTGCGGTCAGCGTTCCTATCAGCCTGGAGTTTCAGGAAGAGTGCTTGGGATTGGCTGTTCTTGATATGATGCGTTTGGCCAAAGAAAAAGCCAAGTCACCTGTTGACATCTACAACCACAACAG CTATAAGTCGTTCCTCCCGAAGAACATGCGAGCGCACATCCAGAACCAGCACTTTGTGACCCGGAAGAGGATCCGCTTCCGCTTCAGGAAGTTCATCCAGCAGTTCGGCGCGTGTAAAGCCACGGTGCGAGACCTGAAGCTGAAGTACGTGGTGAGTCTGGAGACGTTGCAGTCCGCCTTCTACACTGAACTATTTCACGTCAACGAACCGTCCGCAGGAAGCGTCTCCATCATCGTCAGCGGGAGCCACGGCATGCGATGGTCCAAAGTAAAAGAGGCTCGAGACCGAGAG GATCCACAGGTTTACTGTGATTTCTCGGACGTCATCGACATCAGTGTAAAGCAGGGGACTAAAGACGGGTCTGTGGAGAACCGGATCGTCTCCATAAACAGACGTGACGGTCAGACGCTG GAGCTGGAGTTTCACTCTCTGAGCGAGGCGCTGTCCTTCGTGTCTCTGATCGACGGCTACTACAGACTCACCACAGACGCTCATCACTACCTGTGTAAGGAGGTGGCGCCCCCTAGAGTACTGGAGGCCATCCAGATCAGCTGCCACGGGCCAGTGTC GACGGAGTTCGCCATCAGCCGCTTGCGTCGATGTGAGAACCACAGGGGTGTTTATATCCTGCGCTGCAGCCCAAAAGATTACGACCGGTACTTCCTGTCCTTCGTGGTTGAG gcggaGGGTCAGCTGGAGTTCAAGCACTGTCTGGTGGTGCGCTCTCACTCAGGAGAGTTTGTGCTCAGTGGAGGCAGATGCAGCTTCAGCAGTCTGGGTGAATTACTGCAGCACTACCAGAAGGAGGCGCTGCGCTCCGACAGACACGTGTTCCAGTTCAGCCGCTGCTGTCCGCCGCGCAGCAAAG atAAATCCAATCTGCTGGTGTGCAGGAGCAGCCAAAGCTCTGACGCCTGTCTCTCGCCGTCTGAACTCAAACACATCAACCAGATGATCTTCCACAAGATCCATAAAGAAGATCTGGAGACG AGAGAGAGTCTGGGTCAGGGAACGTTCACGCAGGTCTTCCGCGGCGTCCGGAGGGAGCTCGGTGATTACGGAGAGGTCCACAAGATGGACGTAGTGCTCAAAGTCCTGGATAAAAGCCACCGCAACTACACCGAG TCGTTCTTCGAGTCAGCGAGCATGATGAGCCAGCTATCCCACAAACACCTGCTGCTCAACTACGGTGTCTGCGTGTGTGCTGAAGAAC ACATCATGGTGCAGGAGTATGTGCGCTTCGGCTCTCTGGACACATACCTGAAACGAAACCGCAGCACCATCAACATCACCTGGAAGCTGGAGGTGGCTAAGCAGCTAGCATGGGCGCTACATCACCTG GAGGAGAAGAACCTGATCCACGGAAACGTCTGTGCTAGGAACGTTCTGGTGACCCGAGAGGAAGACAGAAAGACGGGAACGCCTCCGTTCATCAAGCTCAGTGACCCGGGGATCAGCATCACCGTCCAGCCCAGAGAAC TTCTGGTGGACCGGATCCCGTGGGTTCCTCCCGAGTGTGTGAAGGACAGCAAGAGCCTGAGTTTGGCAGCAGATAAGTGGAGCTTCGGCACTACGCTGTGGGAGATCTACTGCAGCGGAGAACATCCGCTCGCGGCGTACGACGGCTCCAAG AAGCTGCTGTTCTACGAAGACAAGCACCAGCTCCCAGCTCCGAAGTGGACAGAGCTGGCCAGCGTGATCAACAGCTGCATGGAGTACGAGCCGCTGCTGAGACCCTCGTTCAGAGCCATCATCCGAGACCTCAACAGCCTCTTCACACCAG aCTACGAGCTGCTGGTGGAGAGCGACACGGTTCCCAGCAGGCATCGGGCTCTGGGTCTCGTCGGAGCGTTCGAGAGTCAGGAACCCACTCAGTTTGAGGCCAGACACCTGATCTTCCTGCAGCTGCTGGGGAAG gggAACTTCGGCAGCGTGGAGAAGTGCCGCTACGACCCGCTGCAGGACAACACGGGTGAAGTGGTGGCGGTGAAGAAGCTGCAGCACAGCACGGCCGAACACCTGCGAGACTTCGAGCGTGAGATCGAGATCCTGCGCTCGCTGCAGCACGAGAACATCGTCAGATACAAGGGAGTGTGTTACAGCGCAG GTCGGAGGAACCTGCGGCTGGTCATGGAGTTTCTGCCCTTCGGTAGTTTGAGAGATTATCTTTCTAAGAACAAGGAGCGTTTCGACCACATGAAGCTTCTGCTGTACGCCTCTCAGATCTGTAAG GGGATGGACTATCTGGCGTCCAGGCGTTACGTCCATCGAGATCTGGCCACCAGGAACATTCTGGTGGAGAGTGAGTTTCGAGTGAAGATCGGAGACTTCGGCCTGACTAAAGTCCTTCCTCAGGATAAGGAGTATTACACGGTCCGAGAGCCGGGCGAGAGCCCCATCTTCTG GTACGCGCCGGAGTCTCTGACTGAGAGTAAGTTCAGCGTGGCGTCAGACGTCTGGAGCTTCGGAGTCGTTCTCTATGAACTCTTCACATACAGCGACAAAAGCTGCAGTCCTCCAGCC gTGTTTATGGAGCAGATGGGCGAGGACAAACAGGGTCAGATGATCGTGTATCACCTGATCGATCTCCTGAAGCGAGGCTATCGTCTGCCGGCTCCCGAGGGCTGTCCTCTCGAG gTTCATGCGCTGATGAAGGAGTGCTGGGCGGCAGAACCGGGTCATCGACCCTCCTTCAAGGATCTGGCTCAGAGAGTCGATGTCATCCAGGACAGCAAGAGCGTGTGA
- the LOC113083597 gene encoding relaxin-3-like, whose translation MANDQKPAARGTSAVFSYKLLLMFVLTMFRVFSAVLLLCVCGVCVRVSAERAGDFGVKLCGREFIRAVIFTCGGSRWRRSAHEPGLLLLDAFQDAVDTERALSPDTETSLAELLPVMMSDGPETLERTRPDRRKRNFSMGLAGMCCNQGCTKNDIGLLC comes from the exons ATGGCGAATGATCAGAAACCAGCAGCTCGAGGAACTTCAGCAGTCTTTTCTTATAAACTCTTATTAATGTTCGTTCTGACGATGTTTCGTGTGTTTTCGGCtgttctgctgctgtgtgtgtgcggtgtgtgtgtgcgcgtgagcGCGGAGCGCGCGGGAGATTTCGGAGTGAAACTGTGCGGCCGTGAGTTCATCAGAGCCGTGATCTTCACCTGCGGAGGCTCCCGGTGGAGGAGGAGCGCGCACGAGCCCG GTCTGCTGCTGCTGGACGCGTTTCAGGACGCTGTGGACACAGAGCGTGCGCTCAGCCCGGATACAGAGACGTCTCTCGCGGAGCTGCTTCCGGTGATGATGAGCGACGGACCGGAGACGCTCGAGCGGACGCGTCCCGACCGGCGGAAGCGGAACTTCTCCATGGGACTGGCGGGAATGTGCTGTAATCAGGGCTGCACCAAGAACGACATCGGCCTCctgtgctga
- the LOC113083588 gene encoding plasminogen receptor (KT)-like: MGFLLSKSLEQNLQKQQEFMLLNTRLQLERQLQMQNQMRERQMAMQVAWSREFLKYFGSFFGLTTLGLTIGAVRKRRAALLAPVVPLSFILAYQLDAAYGSLVHRMRGEAESIMASESERLALPQGMPTFESIEKSRRAKAHLTSLLEK, encoded by the exons ATGGGTTTCCTGCTCTCCAAATCCCTCGAGCAGAACCTGCAGAAACAGCAAGAGTTCATGCTGCTCAACACACGCCTGCag TTGGAGCGTCAGCTGCAGATGCAGAATCAGATGCGTGAGCGACAGATGGCGATGCAGGTCGCCTGGTCCAGAGAGTTTCTCAAGTACTTCGGTTCCTTCTTCGGTTTGACTACGCTGGGTCTCACCATCGg agCCGTCAGGAAGAGGAGAGCGGCTCTGCTGGCTCCGGTGGTTCCTCTCAGCTTCATCCTGGCGTATCAGCTGGACGCGGCGTACGGATCGCTGGTGCATCGCATGaggg GCGAGGCCGAGAGCATCATGGCGTCGGAGAGCGAGCGTCTGGCTCTTCCTCAGGGGATGCCCACGTTTGAGAGCATCGAGAAATCCCGCCGAGCCAAAGCACATCTGACATCTCTGCTGGAGAAATGA